The genome window CAAATACCTCAACTTTTCCCGCTCGCGCTCCATCGACGCACTCGCAACGCGCATTGCCATCAAAGAGCTGGAAGGCGAGTACAAACATCTCGATGAATATGCCGATGCAACCTCTGAAAAATATGAGGCCATGGTGGAAAAAATCCGCGAGCGCCTCAATCTGACCAGCCTGAAGTTTCAGACGCTGGACGACCTGGTCGACGCCATCGGGCTGCCCAAAGAAAAACTCTGCACCTACTGCTGGGACGGACAGGAATAGAGCACGTCCTTAATAGTGTGCATAAAAGCCCCCCCCCGCTGGGCGGCTTTTTTTGATTGGATGAACAGGATGCTGGTCACAGCTCGGCTGCCGACCTTCTTTGCTTTTCCTGTGCCGGGACAGCGCTTCACGTTTTATACGGAACTTGTCGGTTTTGTATCAGCTTGCGGAGCCGGGTTCAGCTTCTTGCTGTATGCAGACGACGGTATACGAGCATGGCCGCCCCGGAGAGTAAGATGAGCGAACAGGTTGTTGGTTCCGGGATGGTTTCCACAAACTTTGAGAAGACAAGCTGGTCTGCTCCGATGCCTAGAAACTTGACGGTGGTCTGTTCGGTTCCATCCTCGTTTTGGAAGGTGAATCCATCGGGATCGAGCGCATCGGTGAGCGAGTATCCGTTCAGAACACCTCCGCTGAAGTGTGTCCAGTTCCAGTAATCGAAAGTACGGGCTCCTGTTGTGGTATAATAAGCCTCTAAGGTGCCATCAAGCGACAGGTTATACCAAAAGCCGTCTTCTGCGGCGATCCCCAGCCCCGCCGCGGGGTTCAGGCCATCCAGGTCTCCGCCGCCGGAGAACTGAGTCCACGAGTAATCCGCTACGAGCGCTCCGCCAACGCCGTAAAACGACGTGGTGTCGTCAGCATCCACAAGATAGTATCCATCGTCCATCAGATCCACGAACCCGGAATTGCCGACGATGTTCTCGCCGTTGTGCGGCCCGCCACGGAGGGGCTGGGTGGAAATGTCGGCCACTCCAACCAGAGTTGTATAATTGTACTGTTCTCCGAAACCGCCGGAATCTGCAATACGCAGTTCGCCGTCCTCAACTCCCAGAAAATTTGGGTGGGAGAGCATGGATTCCAGCGATGAACCGGCGAATTCATAGCGGCCTGATCCGGACAGTGTGTAGCGATTCATGTCGTAGGTGGCGGCTCCGGTAAATTCGTTGTAAGTAACAATCGACAACACTCCTGCATGGGACTGGGGGAGAGCCATCAGCAGGAGAGTCGGCACGAGCCTTCTGACATGCAGAAGGCCCGGTCCAAATGGATGTGCACGATTCCTGTTCATCAAACAATTTGTCCTTATCTGCGTTCTTGTGTGTGATTTCATTGGTTTCCTTTTTTAAATACATCGGAAAAACCCTTATCCAAAAGGCTGGAGAAAATTCCCGAAAGTTTTTTTGGGGGCTTTATAGAAGAAGAACCGGTGAGCTGTTTTGATTGTTCGCGATTTATGAGAGGAAGAGGCGGCGGTATGCAAAAAGACCACCGCCGATATAGCCATTCGCCGAATTCTCGATAGCCGCGCCGTTCAGGATCGACAGGGAATTACCCGAACTGTTGTTTCCCACAGCCACACCGTTAAAGGAATTTGTCTGCGCGACGTCGTAGACGGCAGCCGTGCCGTTTTCAAGCGTCAGACTGTTTTGAGCCGTCGCGACGTGCGTGCAGCCGGCCATAAATGCAATGAATAATTTTTTCATCATAATACCTTTCTTATTCAAAACGAATCTAAGTTGTTACCAACAAGGAGAATCAGTATAAGCGTTTTTTTGAGAGAAAGGGGGTAAAAGAGGCGGGGTGTTATCGCGGTTTATGTGGCTATTTTGGTAAAAAACGGGGGGCGAGTTCGTTTGGGATGCCGAACCAAACCGTTTTTTGTGTTTTCTGCGGTGAACCATGGCCGGTGCTGCCGACCACCGGCCATGGTCCAGATTCCGCAACTGCCGCCGCGGAGGGCCAAAAACTCCCGGCAGGAGAAGAAGGCGCCGGAAGCCTTTGGGTTCTCCCGTGGCGGAATTTTTTTATGAAAGGCAGCAGACGAAGAGGTATTTTCTGCCGGTAAGGTCTGTTAACGTATGTCTTGCCGATTCGGGAACGGGTTTCACTGTGATTGTCGGGTTCAGCACATCATAATGGTAGGTCTTATCCTTTTCCATGTTCCCGCTTGGGTCGAAAAAATATAGAGATGGACCGGCTACATAGGAAACCTGGAGGGCATTGAAATTCACGGTTAGATGATGGAGCAGTGTATATGGGTCCGGAGCCTGACCATTGGTTCCGCCGGAATAGCCGCTCTTAAAACAGATGCTTCCCAAATGAAACCAATACTCACCCAGACAGGATGGTCCGGGGAGTGAGAAAAAGTCGTAAATATCGGTAAATCCTTCAGAAATGCTTCCGCCGAACGAATATATTCCATCGAACCCATCCGATCCTGAGAGAGTGAAGGAAATATCGCCAACGGCGCAGAAATCGACATGTTTATTATCATCAGCCGGTTGAACGGGAGTAGTGTCGAAAACGCCGGACCACACAAACTGCGCGTTTTGCAACGGACCAAGCGGGCCGGAAAAAGATCCTGAATAGGTGATCTTAACCAGTTTAGCCTGAGTTGCAAAGGTCGCTGCAAAAACAACAACAGCAAGGATATTCTTTTCCACGCTCTTTCCCTTTATTGAATGAAAGCAATTGATAACAAAGGATGGATGTGTTCCTGGGAGAAGGGAATGGAAGTCGCGAGGTATTTACGCAGTTTGCGTGGTTATTTCAGCGAAAACGAGCTGACGGGAGGGGCGGAAATAGATGCGGTCGGGTTCACTCGAACTGTCGGGCGAAGAAGTCGAAGTCGATCAGGGGAAGCCGCTCGGCTCCGGGATCATTCTGTCTGCACCGACTTTCTTCGCAAAGGCCAGAGGGAGCCAGACAACCGCTTCTTTTTCTGAAGGGATAACAGGATACGGGCAAAGCTCCGTCATCGCCCACCGTTGAACTGCTGCAGTTCTCCGGAGCCGCGCACGGTTTTTCTCAACTCGTTGAAAAAAGAGATGCGCGGAGGTCCAGCTTTTTTCCAATGGCTGAATACGCAGGCGCTGGCTGGAGTTAAGGTGGTGGAAAACGGTTTTTTGAAAAAATAACCCGAACGTTTTCCGTATTATGTTTTAATATGTAGACAGAACGGAGGTTCATTAAGATGAACGTGTTTAGAAATGGATTTCTGGCGGGTATGGTCGCCCTGCTTCTGCAGGGATGTTCCACAATACCACAAAACAGTGTTTACTGGGTGAGGGGCTTTAAAGTGGAGGGTTCCGCCGGCGCGGGAAAAATGAAAAGCCTGCAGGTCTACAGAGGCGATCACCTTGCCGATGCGACGTGGGAAAATTTTCACGCCCTGATCGCCGGGTTTGACTTTGAGCCCGGGTTCCTGAAGAAGATTGAGGTGAAGGAAGAAAACCTGGCGCTTGAAACGTTGCCCGCCGATACGTCTTCAATTAAATATACTCTTGTTCAGGAATTGGAGAGACTGGCGGATCCTTGTTTTGAGCTCGAAGGCGATTGGATTCTTGCATCGATCAGTTCGGGGCCGGTTAACCGGATGGTTAAGCTTCCGACGTTAAGCCTGTCGCTGAATGAAATGCGGATCAGCGGTTCGGGCGGGTGCAATCATTATTCGGCGGCTGTCAGCAGGTTGACCGACAGCAATATTATGCTGGGTCCGGTTGCTGCCACGAAGCGTGCTTGTGTAAACAAAAATATTGAGGCCGATTATCTGGCAAATCTGAATAGAGTAAAACAATACGCTCTGGTTGATTCCAGACTGGTTTTCTCAGACGAGAAAGGAACGGAGCTGCTGGCGTTTATCAAAAAAAGTGAGCCGCCTGCCGATCCGAGACTGCATGATGTCTGGGGACTTCTTCGCATTGCCGGCAAAACCGTCAGCCCGAAGCAAGGGCCGCATCTGGAAATCAACCTGACTGACAAACAGGTGTTCGGGAATGACGGGTGCAATGATTTCCGGGGAGCCATCGAACATGCAGCCGGCAGTTCAATTACATTGGGCACAATCGCTTCAACCCGGAAAATGTGTATGGATATGGAGGTGCCTGATGCGTTCAGCAAAGCTTTGGGGAATATGGCAGGCAAAGCTGTAAGTTATAAGATTTCCGGATTAACCCTCGTCTTTCTGGATGCCGACGGCAACGAGTTGCTGGCGTTTAAAAAAGCAGATTAGAGTCGCCCGGCGGGCGAATTTAATCTGATGTGAGAAAAGGCTGCGGTTTTTGATAAGCGCTTGGGTTTTCGGTTGCAGGAGAAGAAGAGTAATCATTCCGCCTTAACACTCGAACAGCCAAAAACTCCTGGGAAATAAGGAAAACCCAGAAGTTTTTGGGGTTCTTCAATGAGGAGAACCAAAGTTTATGGAAGGAAGCGGCGGTCGTGGCGCCGGAAGAAGAAGAGCCCTCCGCTGGCGAGGCCGATTAAAGTGAGTGTCGCCGGTTCGGGAACCGCCTCTACTGTTATCGCCGGATTCATTACAGTATACATGTATATGATAGGATTTTCTGGGTCATGAGCAGAAGGGCTGGAGAGCAAGAGCTCGTCCATATACAAAAACCGGGAGTCATTAAAATCCAGAGTCAGATTGTTGAGCAGAGTATTGGGGTCCGGCGCCAGCCCATCGGTTCCCCCGGAATAACCGGCACTGAAATAGGTGCCTCCTGAAGTAAGAGTGTACTCTCCTAAGGACAAAGGCCCGTAGAATAATAAGAATACATCATATTCTGGATAGAAGTACTCGTTGATCTGCCCGGTAAAGGAATATGTTCCGTCGAGACCATCCGATCCTGATACGGTGACGGACACATTATCAACGGCATAGAAGGCTGCGGCATATATATTATTTTGAGCGGGAGAGGTGTCGAATAAGCCGGACCACTCGAACTGCGCATTCTGCAGGGGCCCGTTCCCGGGCCATTCATTGCCTGTCTTATTAAAAAAAGTTCCTGAGAAAGTGACCTCAACCAGTTCCGCCAGAGTTGACAGAGCTGTAAAAAAAACGGCCATGACGAGGATCTGCTTTTTCATGCTCTTCCTTTCTTTGTTCAACAAGAGCGATCAAACAACTGATGTTGAATGTTTTTCAGGGAAAAGAGGATGGGAGATGCGGGGAATTGGTGTGATTTGTGTGGCTGCTTGCCTGTAGACGGACATACAGCATTCCCGGCAGAGACTTCCCTCAAAACACGAAGATTGCGCAACGACGGTTGTTTTTTGATGGAATGAACAGGATGCTGGTTACAGCTCGGCTGCCGACCTTTTTACTTTTTCTGTGCCGGGGCAGAGCTTCACGTTTTATTACTTTACTGCATTTTATCCAAACTGAAGAATTTCTGATCCTGATCCGCCTTTACATAAATAATGATATTTGAGCCGGACGCTGTGGAATAGCTGAGGTTTGTTTCGATGAACGGATCCAGCCCGTTTGTTGACTGTCCAACTACGCTCCATGCGGTATTGGTTGTCAGCTCTTGTGCGGTTTTCAGATAAAAGAGTTCCGGGTTGTTACTATTGACTTCCAACTTCATCACTGTCGATGAAGCGGAAGAGATCCCCATAAATTCCGCCGTGTCCGGTTCCGGGATGGTTTCCACAAACTTTGAGAAGACAAGCTGGTCTGCTCCGATGCCTAGAAACTTGACGGTGGTCTGTTCGGTTCCATCCTCGTTCTGGAAGGTGAATCCATCGGGATCGAGCGCATCGGTGAGCGAGTGTCCGTTCAGAACACCTCCGCTGAAGTGTGTCCATGTCCAATAATCGAAAATACGGGCTCCTGTTGCGGTATAATAAGCCTCCAGGGTGCCATCGAGCGACAGGTTGTACCAAAGGCCGTCTTCTGCGGCGATCCCCAGCCCCGCCGCGGGGTTCAGGCCATCCAGGTCTCCGCCGCCGGAGAACTGAGTCCACGAGTAATCCGCGGCGAGCACCCCGCCAACACCGTAAAACGACGTGGTATTGTCAGCATCCACCAGATAGTATCCATCGTCCATCATGTCCACAAACCCGGAATTGCCGACGATGTTTTCTCCGTTGTGCGGCTCGCCGCTGAGGGGCTGGGTGGAAATATCGGCCACTCCGATCAGGCTCACATAACTGTACTGTTCTCCGGAACCGCTGGAGTCTGCAATACGCAGTTCGCCGTCCTCAACCCCCAGAAAATTCGGATGGGAGAGCATGGATTCCAACGATGCTCCGGCGAATTCATAGCCGCCTGATCCGGACAGTGTGTAGCGGTTCATGTCGTAGGTGGCGGCTCCGGTAAATTCGTTGTAGGTAACAATCGACATCATCCCTGCATGGGACTGGGACAGCATCATCAGCAGGGCGGCAGGCACGAGTTTTCTGACATGCAGGAGACCCGGTCCAAATGGATGCGTGCAATGTGTCCTGTTCTCCAAACAGTTGGCTTTTGTCCGATCTTTCATGGTCTCACCGTCTTTTTTTACAGTTTCGTTTGAATACCTTATTTCCACGAGCAGGGGCTAATATAGGCCCTTTGCTCGAGAAAAAGAGATGAGAGCCATGAGGAACCGTTGTGCTTTATGTGGCTATTTGCGGAAAAATGTGCTGGGAGAGGGGGGTGGTTGAAAATTTTGTGAATATGACTTGAATCAGATTTTTCCGGCCTGCTGAGACAGCAGCTTTCTCCGAGCTTCTCCCAGCAGGAGCCGCAGCCGATACCGTGCAGCCTCGTCAAGGGGAATCAGCATTGTATTGTACTTTGTTCCCATCAAGACATGGTAGCGAACCTCTCTCATAAAACATTTTCCTTCGAGAACCCCCATCAGAAACGCTGCGGGTCCGTCTCCTTCCAGAGCCAACGAAGACCACTCGATGGAAATCTTTTTTATCGGAACGAAATGAAACAGGAGCCGGATCACCTCGCCATCACGAAACACGTAACTGCTCAGGGGCATCCTGAAGATAAGAGTCGTATTTTTTTGTGGCACAGCCGGTTCTTCCAGTTGGTTTTTTGAGAGAAAAGGAGAGCTTGATATCGTTTGATCATTTTCGTAAGCGATTCATCCATACGTTATGTAAACAGCATGGCAGCGCTTGCAACTCCATTCAGTATGGCATCCCGTTCGTTGCGCAGGCGCAGCCAGCACAGGATGTGTTCGAACGCATGCTGCTTGTGAGTGCGTGCGTCCTGTTCCTTCCAGTCTGAATGATCTTTCAGGTGTGTGTTGTGGATGAGGGGGGCTCCCTCCAGCCAGGTTCCTACGGCCAAATCAAATGCGGATTCTGTTTCTGTCAATGGATTTAGATGAGGACATTCAGAGAATGAAATAAGAAGAGGAAGGATCCGTATAACAGCTTTCTGAGCCCGAATTCCTTGGAAAGTATGAACCATCGATTTGTTTTCTATTGTCATGTCTAAGTACTGGTATCCCCAGATATCAGCGAGAAAGTCGGCAAGCGGATTAAGACAGTCAACAAGCCGGCAGGTCTTTCCGCATGGAGGGCGTCTGGCCGCGCAGGAAGGGAAATATGACTGTCCATTATCGGGGCTGGAAGCACCTTTCTTTCCGGGTTCCAGCACAAACTCTTCCCCGGTTTCCTTTCGAATTTTTATGACCACGCCAGACCTCCAACTACGATTGAATATCACGATTATCGTTTGATCGGACACGTGTTGGCACCTGAAACAATGGCGAAGATTAGGACATTCTGTGACTAGGTTTGGATGTTTGTCACAGACGCCGGGTCATGTCGGATAAACAAAACGTCAGACCTTTTCGCGGTAAGGAGTTGTCATCCGTCGCAGGGTCTTGCTGTTTGGTATGCAGGGTTTCAATCCAAAATAGCAGCGTGAAAACTTCACAGAATTTACCTTGCAGGTAACTAATTTCTTTAGAAATGCACATTTGTTGGGTACCCTAAACCCATCCTAAAAGGCGACCTTATTTATTTAAGGGAAGGAGATCTGGATCGTTATGGCTGAAATTTTGACCCATCATATAAGGAGTCTTCTTGAAAAGCCGAAACGTCCGACGCTGAGAAGCATCGGTCACTATCGCTTGGATCGAGAGCACTACGTTTATGATGAATTCAACAATCATCTTCTGCTGGCCTGGGTGATCAAAGGACGTTTTTTAATTCAAACCGACGGGGTGGAATTTCTGGCAAATGAAGGCTCTTTATTTGTGATAACGCCGCCCGCCAGTCTGCGCAATATCAAGGCTAGCCCGGAGTTGGAGTTTTGCTGGATTACCATTGATGGTGCTCTTGCTGACAGGTATTGCCGGACACGAGGTCTCTGGACCGATCTTTTCAAATATGACAATGCCCCCGTGGAACGAATCAATGAGCTGGGAGAGCAGCTTAAGTGGGCCCAGACAAAACAGGCGATCAGGCAGGTCTCTGATTTGACCATGTTGCTGCTGGACAGTATGACCGGCAACATCATGCGTTACGCAATCAACAAAGAAATCATCAAGGCAAAGACACTCATTCATTCTGCAATTGATCAGCCCCGGCTGAGTGTAGACTGGCTGGCTGATCAAATGGGCATGCATCGCAAAAGCCTCTATAGCCTGTTCAAGAAGGACACGGGGAGTTCTCCCCAGCAATATATCCAGCGTGTACGAATGAATAGAATCTGCCGCTTTTTGAAATATTCGGGTGTGGATTCCCGCGGAGCGGCCAAAGCGGCAGGATACGCAGATACGGCCTATTTTACCAAGATGTTTCCCAAACTGTTCGGGAAGACACTTGAAGAATTTTCAAAGGTCCCTTGCTGTTTCGACTATGCTTGTCCGGATGCTCTTTGCTCATCATGCAGTATCTGCCCGGAAGAAAAGAGAATGAGCAGAAAAGGTCGGACGGTTTCCGGCTGCCTCCCAAAGATCAGTCTTGACCTGAAAAGATAAAGCCGCCCGGTGAGGGGCGGCTTTCGGGGTTTTGCTATGTTTGGAAATTACGCTTCCGGCGTCGGGGCGTCGGCCATGGTCCAGATCCCGCAGGGGCAGACGCCCTGGCAGATTCCGCAGCCGATGCAGAGGTCGTCGTCGGAGACATATTCGAAGGTGCCGTCGTCGTTGACCCGGCGCGTGATGGCCTTCTCCGGGCAGGAGTGCAGGCACATTTCACAGTCGCGGCAGGTTCCGCAGCTGATGCAGCGGTTGTGGTCTTCCTGCGGCCGTTCCATGTAGTCGGTGGTGTCGACGGCCGAGAAGTAGTCGAGTGACAGGCGCTCCTTCGGAATGTTGATGCGCGGGCGAACGGCGAAGGTCTCGCCGTTGAGCTCAGCATTGATCCGCAGGGCGACTTCGCGCCCGGCGCCGATCGCCTCGACGAGCAGGCCGAGTTTGGTCAGGTCGCCGATGGCGTAGACGTTTTCTTCGAGCTTGCAGCCGTCGCCGGTTTTGAGGTAGCCGCGGTCGGTTTCCGCTTCCGGCAGGATGCCGTCAAGTTTCGGGGCCTCCCCGATACAGCAGAAGACGGTGTCGGCTTCGAGGACGGTGCCGTCGTTGAGCTTGACGCCGTCTTCGGTGATTTCGGAAGTGAAGGCCGGCCAGATCAGTTTCGCGCCGAGTTTTTCGGCGTGGTCAATTTCGTCCTGGAAGGCGGCCGGCTGCTGCACGTCGAGGGCGGTGACCTCTTTCGCGCCGCAGGCGTATGCGCCGAAGATCACGTCCATGCCGGAGTTGCCGCAGCCGATGACGACGACTTTGTCGCCGACCTCCGGACGCTGCCCGGCGTTGACCTGCTTGAGGAAGTCGAGGTAGGAGGCGATGCGCTCTTTGCCCGGCCACGGCGGCAGCTTCGGCGAATAGGCGCCGATGGCGAGCACGACGTAGTCGTAGGATTTCTTGAGCTCTTCGTATTTGGCGACGTCCACAGTTGTGTTCGTAACAAATTCGATGCCGGCCTTCTCGATGCGCTCGATTTCCGCCTCGATCGTGGCGGTTTCGAGACGCTCGCGTGACACGGCATTGACCAGCTTGCCGCCGATGACTTCATCCTTGTCGAAGACGGTGACCTCGTGTCCGCGCAGGCGGAGCATCCAGGCGGTGGTCAGTCCGCCGACCCCGGCGCCGACGATGGCGACTTTTCTGCCGGAGCTCTCGGCGGGCAAATCCATGCTGACGCTGGTGGACTGGCGGCCGAGCCCTTTGATGTTTGCGGCCGAGTCGACCGCGCAACGGGTGCACTCCTGCATGCAGAGGTTCGGGCAGACCGCGCCGCAGACCGATCCCGGGAACGGCGTGTATTCGAGAACCAGCTTGTAGGCGTCTTCGTAGCGCCCCTCGCGCAGCAGGTTGAAGCGCGTCTGCGACGGAATGCCCGCCGGGCAGCCCGCTTCGCACGGCGCCATGAAGGCGGCGTTGAGCCATTCGGGAATGCGCAGGCGGTCGCTGCCGCGGTTGACCATGGAGACGACGGAGTGGTCATCCTCATAGATATCGCCGAAGATTCCGCCTTTGATCCAGTCGTTCGCGCGGAAGGCGTTCATCGGTTTCTTTGCGGATTTCTGCGCGCGCTCTTCGTAGGTCTTGGCGGCGACTTTTTTCCACTGCGAAAAGTCGGTGACTTCGGCAAGGCACTCCTCGCGGTCGATCTTTTTCAGGAAGTCCGGCAGCCCGGCCTTCAGGAACGCGATGTCCTGTTCGTCGAGGTCGAGGATCTTGGTGGTGGCCGTGGCGATGCCTTCGGCGTTGCCGCGGAAGTAGACGGTTCCGCCGACCATCCCGGCGCAGGCGCGGTCGCCGAGAACGCTGT of Tichowtungia aerotolerans contains these proteins:
- a CDS encoding META domain-containing protein, which codes for MNVFRNGFLAGMVALLLQGCSTIPQNSVYWVRGFKVEGSAGAGKMKSLQVYRGDHLADATWENFHALIAGFDFEPGFLKKIEVKEENLALETLPADTSSIKYTLVQELERLADPCFELEGDWILASISSGPVNRMVKLPTLSLSLNEMRISGSGGCNHYSAAVSRLTDSNIMLGPVAATKRACVNKNIEADYLANLNRVKQYALVDSRLVFSDEKGTELLAFIKKSEPPADPRLHDVWGLLRIAGKTVSPKQGPHLEINLTDKQVFGNDGCNDFRGAIEHAAGSSITLGTIASTRKMCMDMEVPDAFSKALGNMAGKAVSYKISGLTLVFLDADGNELLAFKKAD
- a CDS encoding PEP-CTERM sorting domain-containing protein; its protein translation is MKKQILVMAVFFTALSTLAELVEVTFSGTFFNKTGNEWPGNGPLQNAQFEWSGLFDTSPAQNNIYAAAFYAVDNVSVTVSGSDGLDGTYSFTGQINEYFYPEYDVFLLFYGPLSLGEYTLTSGGTYFSAGYSGGTDGLAPDPNTLLNNLTLDFNDSRFLYMDELLLSSPSAHDPENPIIYMYTVMNPAITVEAVPEPATLTLIGLASGGLFFFRRHDRRFLP
- a CDS encoding AraC family transcriptional regulator, with product MAEILTHHIRSLLEKPKRPTLRSIGHYRLDREHYVYDEFNNHLLLAWVIKGRFLIQTDGVEFLANEGSLFVITPPASLRNIKASPELEFCWITIDGALADRYCRTRGLWTDLFKYDNAPVERINELGEQLKWAQTKQAIRQVSDLTMLLLDSMTGNIMRYAINKEIIKAKTLIHSAIDQPRLSVDWLADQMGMHRKSLYSLFKKDTGSSPQQYIQRVRMNRICRFLKYSGVDSRGAAKAAGYADTAYFTKMFPKLFGKTLEEFSKVPCCFDYACPDALCSSCSICPEEKRMSRKGRTVSGCLPKISLDLKR
- a CDS encoding FAD-dependent oxidoreductase; translation: MAYQIKSVEGNQRMSTQELLQEIYAGMEQGENEFVIDGCGQHNIGGPLWNEQGTVRFSVTNPGQRVGSMALEGTTVVVEGSASADTGWLNAGGEIIVKGDSGDTTAHCAAAGNIYIGGRVGTRSGSLMKHDPAYDAPQFWVLKNTGSFSFEFMGGGTAVVCGVDSEEFDSVLGDRACAGMVGGTVYFRGNAEGIATATTKILDLDEQDIAFLKAGLPDFLKKIDREECLAEVTDFSQWKKVAAKTYEERAQKSAKKPMNAFRANDWIKGGIFGDIYEDDHSVVSMVNRGSDRLRIPEWLNAAFMAPCEAGCPAGIPSQTRFNLLREGRYEDAYKLVLEYTPFPGSVCGAVCPNLCMQECTRCAVDSAANIKGLGRQSTSVSMDLPAESSGRKVAIVGAGVGGLTTAWMLRLRGHEVTVFDKDEVIGGKLVNAVSRERLETATIEAEIERIEKAGIEFVTNTTVDVAKYEELKKSYDYVVLAIGAYSPKLPPWPGKERIASYLDFLKQVNAGQRPEVGDKVVVIGCGNSGMDVIFGAYACGAKEVTALDVQQPAAFQDEIDHAEKLGAKLIWPAFTSEITEDGVKLNDGTVLEADTVFCCIGEAPKLDGILPEAETDRGYLKTGDGCKLEENVYAIGDLTKLGLLVEAIGAGREVALRINAELNGETFAVRPRINIPKERLSLDYFSAVDTTDYMERPQEDHNRCISCGTCRDCEMCLHSCPEKAITRRVNDDGTFEYVSDDDLCIGCGICQGVCPCGIWTMADAPTPEA